Proteins found in one bacterium genomic segment:
- a CDS encoding exonuclease domain-containing protein, producing MRYSTDIVVIDLEATCPAADEGNNLVERSNIIEIGAVRLDCRSLEITDEFSELVRPQAYPVPPFITRLTGITPEMVADRDAFAEVGQRFLEWYGPRNKAIIAAFGVYYDIPLLRRECDAHGLDYRAHIAGGAYDIRAVATAWLAEHHHRTSGQRLESVLEKMGVTLSFQLHRAVDDARAAAAILQTYHLGYARV from the coding sequence ATGCGCTACAGCACCGACATCGTCGTGATCGACCTGGAAGCCACCTGTCCCGCCGCGGACGAGGGCAACAACCTGGTCGAGCGCAGCAACATCATCGAGATCGGGGCGGTGCGCCTGGACTGCCGCAGCCTGGAGATCACGGACGAGTTCAGCGAGCTGGTCAGGCCGCAGGCGTACCCCGTGCCACCTTTCATCACCCGCTTGACCGGCATCACCCCGGAGATGGTCGCCGACCGGGACGCCTTCGCCGAGGTCGGGCAGCGCTTCCTGGAGTGGTACGGCCCGCGGAACAAGGCGATCATCGCGGCCTTCGGCGTCTACTACGACATCCCGCTGCTGCGGCGTGAATGCGACGCGCACGGCCTCGACTACCGCGCTCATATCGCCGGCGGCGCCTACGACATCCGCGCCGTGGCGACGGCGTGGCTCGCCGAGCACCATCACCGCACCTCGGGCCAGCGCCTGGAATCGGTCCTCGAGAAGATGGGCGTCACCCTGAGCTTCCAGCTCCACCGGGCGGTGGACGACGCCAGGGCCGCCGCCGCCATCCTGCAGACCTACCACCTCGGCTATGCACGGGTCTGA